DNA sequence from the Bacillus mesophilus genome:
CAAAAGAAGCTGGTGGAACAAAAATAAAAGCCGATTTATCACAGTTAAATGCTAACGAGGCGGTAAAAACTAAGCGTTTTTGGTTATTATGGACAATGATCTTTATAAACGTTTCATCTGGGATCATGATCATTTCTGTAGCTTCACCAATGGCTCAAGATATGGTTGGTATGTCAGCTGTAGCTGCTGCCGCAATGGTAGGACTAATGGGTCTTCTAAATGGTGCAGGTCGTATAGTATGGTCTTCCATTTCTGACTTTATCGGTCGTCCGGCTGTGTTTATTACGTATTTTAGTATTCAAATCGTAGCATTTGCAGTCATACCATTTACAACGAACGCAATTTTATTCCAATTATTAATTCTTATTGTATTAACTTGTTATGGTGGAGGATTTGCTGCTTTACCTGCTTTTATAGGAGATTTATTCGGTACAAAACAATTAGGAGCTATTCATGGTTATATCCTTACAGCTTGGTCATTAGCTGGTGTTGTTGGACCAATTACAGTTTCTTATATCAGAGAAGTAACCAATAGTTATATACCAGCATTCTACATCTTCACGGCTCTATTAGTCATTGCTCTTGTTGTTTCACTAATGATGAAAGCGGACATAAAAAAGGTACGTCAGCAAAATGAGATTTCTGATAAAAAGTCTTTAGTGAGTTAAAATACTTTCTATTCGAGATT
Encoded proteins:
- a CDS encoding MFS transporter, with product MKKTKNRWLIALSAIFIHLSIGSAYAYSVYKNPISEQLGWSGTQVSLAFTLAIVFLGLAAAIGGKYVEKYGPRKSATVSAILFSLGHIGSGFAISIESLPLFLFMYGVVGGIGLGIGYISPVSTLVKWFPDRRGLATGMAVFGFGAGALITSPIAANLIVSINIQSTFYILGFAYLILMMIGASYIARPEEGWAPKGFNSKEAGGTKIKADLSQLNANEAVKTKRFWLLWTMIFINVSSGIMIISVASPMAQDMVGMSAVAAAAMVGLMGLLNGAGRIVWSSISDFIGRPAVFITYFSIQIVAFAVIPFTTNAILFQLLILIVLTCYGGGFAALPAFIGDLFGTKQLGAIHGYILTAWSLAGVVGPITVSYIREVTNSYIPAFYIFTALLVIALVVSLMMKADIKKVRQQNEISDKKSLVS